Proteins from a single region of Campylobacter sputorum:
- the lon gene encoding endopeptidase La gives MISKIESLPMQISVLVEDNIFLYPFMITPIFIEDNENIEAINYAQENSKPILITTTKPQNDGSRDFDDIFDCGVIGNIMRRSTIPDGRVKILFQGIQKGRIIKQIQKIPLIAEVDAIEEILPEPNKVEALMNTLIEKVKTLNKFISYFPPELLKAIEENIDPIRICDLISSSLRLKKDLAYEFFIETKFEKKALRLIDYITEEIKSHKIEKDIKSKVHSRIEKVNKEYFLKEQLKQIQEELGTDNSKEEEIQEYKKKLETKKKFISTEAYKEIKKQIDKLSRLHPDSADAGMVQSYLDWTLEVPFEKISKQKSSIAQVSKQLNKDHYSLKKPKERIEEYFALRELIEKRKSDNKLNNGAIICFAGPPGVGKTSLANSIAKALKRELIRVALGGLEDVNELRGHRRTYIGAMPGRIVQGFIEAKQMNPVMVLDEIDKIGNGHRGDPSAVMLEILDPEQNSKFRDYYLNFDIDLSKIIFIATANDVSMIPPALRDRMEFIFLSSYTPQEKFEIAKKYLIPQEIQKHALSTKEIIFQNDAIELIISEYTRESGVRNLRRKIADILRKVAKNIVLSDNEIKKTTITKAKVKEYLEKKIFEIDEIKRAPQVGIVNGLAWTSVGGDVLKIEAIKIRGKGLLQLTGQLGDVMKESAQIAYSVVKVLIDEKYLKVPKTLIPKTQDEKNDDEIYHKYDLHLHVPEGATPKDGPSAGITIATAIASIFTNQKIRSDVAMTGEITLSGDVLPIGGLKEKLIAAHKAGVKLALIPQKNYDRDLDEIPDEVKKAIDIQPVKHIRDVLKYAFTK, from the coding sequence ATATTTTTTTATATCCTTTTATGATTACACCAATTTTTATAGAAGATAATGAAAATATAGAAGCTATAAATTACGCACAAGAAAATTCTAAACCTATACTTATAACTACAACAAAGCCTCAAAATGATGGTAGTAGAGATTTTGATGATATTTTTGATTGCGGTGTTATAGGAAATATCATGAGACGCTCCACTATTCCTGATGGAAGAGTAAAAATACTTTTTCAAGGTATTCAAAAAGGTCGCATAATCAAACAAATACAAAAAATACCATTGATAGCTGAAGTTGATGCTATAGAAGAGATTTTACCTGAGCCAAATAAGGTTGAGGCACTTATGAATACACTTATAGAAAAAGTAAAAACGCTAAACAAATTTATAAGTTACTTTCCGCCAGAACTTCTTAAAGCTATAGAAGAAAATATAGACCCCATAAGAATTTGCGACCTTATATCAAGCTCTCTTAGATTAAAAAAAGATTTAGCTTATGAGTTTTTTATAGAAACAAAATTTGAAAAAAAAGCTTTAAGACTGATTGATTATATAACAGAAGAGATAAAATCTCATAAAATAGAAAAAGATATAAAAAGCAAGGTTCATTCTCGTATAGAAAAAGTAAATAAAGAGTATTTTTTAAAAGAACAACTAAAACAAATTCAAGAAGAATTAGGCACAGATAATAGCAAAGAAGAAGAAATTCAAGAATACAAGAAAAAATTAGAAACTAAAAAGAAATTTATATCAACTGAGGCTTATAAAGAGATAAAAAAACAAATAGATAAGCTATCTCGCCTTCACCCAGATTCAGCTGATGCTGGAATGGTACAAAGCTACCTTGACTGGACACTTGAAGTGCCTTTTGAAAAAATCTCAAAACAAAAATCTAGCATAGCACAAGTCTCAAAACAGCTAAATAAAGATCACTACTCTTTAAAAAAACCAAAAGAAAGGATAGAAGAGTATTTCGCTTTAAGAGAGCTGATAGAAAAAAGAAAAAGTGACAATAAATTAAATAACGGCGCCATAATATGCTTTGCAGGACCCCCTGGCGTTGGTAAAACCAGTCTTGCAAATTCAATAGCAAAAGCATTAAAAAGAGAACTTATACGCGTAGCTCTTGGTGGATTAGAAGATGTAAATGAGCTTAGAGGGCATAGAAGAACTTACATTGGCGCAATGCCTGGTAGGATAGTTCAAGGTTTCATAGAAGCAAAACAGATGAATCCTGTAATGGTTTTAGATGAGATAGACAAGATAGGAAACGGACATAGGGGCGATCCAAGTGCTGTGATGCTTGAAATTTTAGATCCTGAGCAAAATTCTAAATTTAGAGACTATTATCTAAATTTTGACATAGATCTTAGCAAAATTATATTTATAGCAACAGCAAATGATGTGAGCATGATACCGCCAGCCCTTAGAGATAGAATGGAGTTTATTTTTCTTAGCTCCTATACACCGCAAGAAAAATTTGAAATAGCTAAAAAATACTTAATACCACAAGAAATACAAAAACACGCCCTAAGCACAAAAGAGATAATTTTTCAAAATGACGCGATAGAACTTATCATAAGTGAATACACAAGAGAGAGCGGTGTTAGAAATTTAAGGAGAAAAATAGCAGATATTCTAAGAAAAGTAGCCAAAAATATAGTTTTAAGCGACAATGAGATTAAAAAAACAACCATAACAAAAGCAAAAGTTAAAGAGTATTTAGAAAAGAAAATTTTTGAAATAGATGAGATTAAAAGAGCCCCGCAAGTTGGCATAGTAAATGGTCTTGCTTGGACTAGTGTTGGCGGGGATGTGCTTAAAATAGAAGCGATAAAAATACGCGGCAAAGGACTACTTCAATTAACTGGGCAACTTGGCGATGTTATGAAAGAATCGGCTCAAATTGCATATAGTGTTGTAAAAGTTTTAATAGATGAAAAATATCTAAAAGTCCCAAAAACCCTTATTCCAAAAACACAAGATGAAAAAAATGATGATGAAATTTACCACAAATATGACCTTCATCTACATGTCCCAGAAGGTGCAACTCCAAAAGATGGTCCGAGTGCTGGAATAACTATAGCCACAGCAATTGCTTCTATTTTTACAAACCAAAAAATAAGATCAGATGTTGCAATGACAGGTGAAATAACATTAAGCGGCGATGTATTGCCAATAGGCGGTTTAAAAGAAAAATTAATTGCAGCCCATAAAGCTGGTGTAAAATTGGCTCTAATTCCTCAAAAAAATTACGATAGAGACTTGGATGAAATACCAGATGAAGTTAAAAAAGCTATAGATATACAACCAGTTAAACATATAAGAGATGTATTAAAATACGCTTTTACAAAGTAA
- a CDS encoding cation:dicarboxylate symporter family transporter, producing the protein MKTLTKKSRTIKLLTNLAFWVVFGIIAGILLGIINPPLAESHIVKQGAVIFIKVLKMMIGPIIFLTIVSGIAGLHSLKELGSIGLKAFIYFEVVSTLALAIGIVVPKILQPGSGMNLKIENLDTKGVDKFITQSKNIALDPNASPIENMFNEIWHILKGAVPSDPITPFITGNTIQVLFMAIVTAFIISFLSHKHKDIIMKPITSLQHIVLKILSIFMWFSPIAAFSAMAYLIGHFGLNTLWGMINLLLVMLFSCCLFIFGILGIICYFAKVNIFKFMRFISKEVLIVFATSSSETALAPLMQKLEKAGIQRGSVGLIIPTGYSFNLDCTNIYLAMSVIFLAQAFNIDLSFMHLLMTLLILMITSKGAVGVTGSGFIILAGTLSALDIIPVATVAVLLGVDKFMSEMRAVGNLCGNAVGCLIVSIWDKKVDLTKFRYALDHPKEF; encoded by the coding sequence ATGAAAACACTCACAAAAAAATCTCGCACCATAAAACTATTAACTAATTTGGCTTTTTGGGTTGTATTTGGGATAATTGCTGGTATATTGCTTGGTATAATAAATCCCCCGCTCGCAGAATCACACATAGTAAAACAAGGCGCAGTAATATTTATCAAAGTACTTAAAATGATGATAGGTCCTATAATTTTTCTAACCATAGTCTCTGGTATAGCTGGGCTTCATAGCCTAAAAGAGCTTGGTTCGATTGGGCTAAAGGCCTTCATATACTTTGAAGTTGTTTCAACTCTTGCCCTTGCGATCGGTATAGTTGTTCCAAAAATTTTACAACCAGGGTCTGGAATGAATTTAAAGATAGAAAATTTAGATACCAAGGGTGTTGATAAATTTATAACTCAATCAAAAAATATTGCCTTAGATCCAAATGCAAGCCCAATAGAAAATATGTTTAATGAAATTTGGCACATTTTAAAAGGTGCTGTACCATCTGATCCAATTACGCCTTTTATTACCGGAAATACCATTCAAGTGTTATTTATGGCTATTGTAACTGCGTTTATTATATCATTTTTATCACATAAGCACAAAGATATTATCATGAAACCAATTACCAGTTTGCAGCACATTGTGCTTAAAATTCTAAGCATTTTTATGTGGTTTAGTCCTATTGCTGCATTTTCGGCAATGGCTTATCTAATTGGTCATTTTGGATTAAATACACTATGGGGCATGATAAACTTGCTTCTTGTTATGCTATTTTCTTGTTGTTTATTTATTTTTGGAATACTTGGCATCATTTGTTACTTTGCAAAAGTTAATATATTTAAATTTATGCGTTTTATCTCAAAAGAAGTTCTTATAGTTTTTGCCACAAGCTCAAGTGAAACCGCACTTGCTCCACTTATGCAAAAACTAGAAAAAGCAGGTATTCAAAGAGGCTCTGTCGGATTAATAATACCAACTGGCTACTCATTTAATCTAGATTGTACAAATATATATTTAGCCATGAGTGTTATTTTTCTTGCACAAGCTTTTAATATTGATTTATCATTTATGCATTTACTTATGACACTGCTTATTTTGATGATTACAAGCAAAGGCGCAGTAGGTGTTACTGGTTCAGGGTTTATTATCTTAGCAGGAACACTTTCTGCACTAGACATAATACCAGTAGCAACAGTTGCTGTTTTACTTGGAGTTGATAAATTTATGAGTGAAATGCGTGCTGTTGGAAATCTATGCGGTAATGCCGTTGGCTGTTTAATTGTTTCAATATGGGATAAAAAAGTTGATTTAACTAAATTTAGATATGCTCTAGATCATCCAAAAGAATTTTAA
- the fliL gene encoding flagellar basal body-associated protein FliL, whose translation MMAEEEKEEKKEKKGGSKKVILIIVIALSFIILLVLGVIVGLMLSSHPEQEVAVETKSDSHKTQPVPKPNTSVRYSDFMNIGVMYPMDQFVVNLLSESGSRYLKTSIDFELSIETLTPEMDKKKSIIRDIVIRSLSSKTIEEISTTKGKERLKDEIVGKINEILTDGYIKNVYFTDFIIQ comes from the coding sequence ATGATGGCCGAAGAAGAAAAAGAAGAGAAAAAAGAAAAAAAAGGCGGTAGCAAAAAAGTAATTTTAATAATCGTAATAGCATTATCTTTTATAATTTTACTTGTATTAGGAGTTATTGTCGGACTTATGCTATCTTCTCATCCAGAACAAGAAGTAGCAGTTGAAACAAAATCCGATTCACACAAAACACAACCGGTACCAAAACCAAATACATCTGTAAGATACAGCGATTTTATGAATATTGGCGTAATGTATCCAATGGATCAATTTGTTGTAAATTTGCTAAGTGAAAGCGGTTCTAGATACCTAAAAACTTCAATAGATTTTGAACTTAGCATAGAAACTTTAACACCAGAAATGGATAAGAAAAAATCCATAATAAGAGACATTGTTATACGCTCACTTTCATCTAAAACCATCGAAGAAATCAGCACAACAAAAGGTAAAGAGCGATTAAAAGATGAAATAGTTGGGAAAATAAATGAAATTTTAACAGATGGCTATATAAAAAATGTATATTTCACGGATTTTATCATCCAATGA